A window of Chaetodon auriga isolate fChaAug3 chromosome 2, fChaAug3.hap1, whole genome shotgun sequence contains these coding sequences:
- the pfkfb4b gene encoding 6-phosphofructo-2-kinase/fructose-2,6-bisphosphatase 4b isoform X1 — protein sequence MLDNEEFMLETSPRELTQNPLKKIWMPCHNAHIAHRRVCMTNCPTLIVTVGLPARGKTYISKKLTRYLNWIGVPTKEFNVGQYRRECLKIYKSFEFFRPDNEEGLKIRRQCAMAALNDVRQYLSVEGGQVAVFDATNTTRERRGTIVKFAEQNGFKVFFVESVCEDPDVIAQNIVQVKLGSPDYIHCNTEEAIEDFMKRIKCYESSYQPLDEVLDRELSYIKIMDVGRRYLVNRVLDHIQSRIVYYLMNIHITPRSIYLCRHGESDLNIKGRIGGDSGLSARGKEFAKRLRKFIQDQNIKDLKVWTSQMKRTIQTAECLGVPYEQWKSLNEIDAGVCEEMMYEEIQEHYPLEFALRDQDKYRYRYPKGESYEDLVQRLEPVMMELERQENVLVICHQAVMRCLLAYFLDKTADELPYLKCPLHSVLKLTPMAYGCKVESIYLGVDSVNTHRDRPEVGIPGSAQKSLSADDIDNSNPLQA from the exons ATGTTGGACAACGAAGAGTTCATGTTGGAGACTTCCCCGCGGGAGCTCACCCAGAACCCGCTCAAGAAGATCTGGATGCCGTGCCACAACGCGCACATAGCTCACAGACGCG taTGTATGACAAACTGCCCAACCCTCATTGTGACTGTGGGACTTCCAGCCCGAGGGAAGACTTACATCTCAAAGAAGCTCACACGCTACTTAAACTGGATTGGTGTGCCAACCAAAG AGTTCAATGTTGGCCAGTACCGGAGGGAGTGTCTGAAGATCTACAAGTCCTTCGAGTTCTTCCGTCCAGATAATGAAGAGGGCTTGAAAATCAGACG TCAGTGTGCAATGGCAGCACTGAATGATGTCCGGCAGTACCTGAGTGTGGAAGGAGGACAGGTGGCG GTCTTTGATGCCACAAATACaacaagagaaagaagagggacCATCGTCAAGTTTGCTGAGCAGAATGGGTTCAAG GTCTTTTTtgtggagtctgtgtgtgaggaccCAGACGTCATTGCACAAAATATAGTG CAGGTCAAGTTGGGCAGCCCAGACTACATCCACTGCAACACAGAGGAAGCCATTGAGGACTTCATGAAGAGGATCAAGTGTTACGAGTCCTCCTACCAGCCTCTGGACGAGGTTCTGGACAG GGAGCTGTCCTACATAAAGATCATGGACGTGGGCCGTCGTTACCTGGTGAACCGTGTCCTCGACCACATCCAGAGCCGAATCGTCTACTACCTGATGAACATTCACATTACACCGCGCTCCATCTACTTGTGTCGCCACGGCGAGAGTGACCTCAACATCAAGGGACGGATCGGAGGAGACTCTGGCTTGTCTGCCAGAGgaaaagag TTTGCCAAAAGACTGAGGAAATTCATCCAGGACCAGAACATCAAAGATCTGAAAGTGTGGACGAGCCAGATGAAGAGGACGATCCAGACAGCCGAGTGCCTGGGAGTGCCATACGAGCAGTGGAAGTCTCTCAACGAAATAGATGCT ggtgtgtgtgaggaaatgATGTATGAGGAGATCCAGGAGCATTACCCTCTGGAGTTTGCACTGAGAGACCAAGACAAGTACCGCTACCGCTACCCCAAAGGAGAG TCTTATGAGGACCTGGTGCAGCGGCTGGAGCCtgtgatgatggagttggagagGCAGGAGAACGTTCTGGTCATTTGTCACCAGGCCGTCATGCGCTGCCTTCTTGCATACTTCCTGGACAAGACTGCAG ATGAGTTGCCTTATCTTAAGTGCCCTTTACACTCCGTGTTGAAGTTGACCCCCATGGCTTACG GATGTAAAGTGGAGTCCATCTATCTGGGCGTGgactctgtgaacacacacagagacagacctgAGGTAGGTATCCCAGGCAGCGCACAGAAATCTCTCTCAGCAGACGACATAGACAACTCGAATCCCCTTCAGGCGTGA
- the pfkfb4b gene encoding 6-phosphofructo-2-kinase/fructose-2,6-bisphosphatase 4b isoform X3, whose translation MVAEMSARLLQPRFIHCCLCCRRDARSSPRWEEQAQTGTMRGSCRPRHTRDRAVCMTNCPTLIVTVGLPARGKTYISKKLTRYLNWIGVPTKEFNVGQYRRECLKIYKSFEFFRPDNEEGLKIRRQCAMAALNDVRQYLSVEGGQVAVFDATNTTRERRGTIVKFAEQNGFKVFFVESVCEDPDVIAQNIVQVKLGSPDYIHCNTEEAIEDFMKRIKCYESSYQPLDEVLDRELSYIKIMDVGRRYLVNRVLDHIQSRIVYYLMNIHITPRSIYLCRHGESDLNIKGRIGGDSGLSARGKEFAKRLRKFIQDQNIKDLKVWTSQMKRTIQTAECLGVPYEQWKSLNEIDAGVCEEMMYEEIQEHYPLEFALRDQDKYRYRYPKGESYEDLVQRLEPVMMELERQENVLVICHQAVMRCLLAYFLDKTADELPYLKCPLHSVLKLTPMAYGCKVESIYLGVDSVNTHRDRPENVNVQRTSDDALQTVPAHF comes from the exons aTGGTCGCGGAAATGAGCGCGCGGCTCCTTCAGCCCCGCTTCATTCATTGCTGCCTGTGCTGCCGGAGGGACGCACGCTCCTCACCGCGCTGGGAAGAACAGGCTCAAACCGGGACCATGAGGGGCTCCTGCCGCCCGAGACACACGCGGGACAGGGCAG taTGTATGACAAACTGCCCAACCCTCATTGTGACTGTGGGACTTCCAGCCCGAGGGAAGACTTACATCTCAAAGAAGCTCACACGCTACTTAAACTGGATTGGTGTGCCAACCAAAG AGTTCAATGTTGGCCAGTACCGGAGGGAGTGTCTGAAGATCTACAAGTCCTTCGAGTTCTTCCGTCCAGATAATGAAGAGGGCTTGAAAATCAGACG TCAGTGTGCAATGGCAGCACTGAATGATGTCCGGCAGTACCTGAGTGTGGAAGGAGGACAGGTGGCG GTCTTTGATGCCACAAATACaacaagagaaagaagagggacCATCGTCAAGTTTGCTGAGCAGAATGGGTTCAAG GTCTTTTTtgtggagtctgtgtgtgaggaccCAGACGTCATTGCACAAAATATAGTG CAGGTCAAGTTGGGCAGCCCAGACTACATCCACTGCAACACAGAGGAAGCCATTGAGGACTTCATGAAGAGGATCAAGTGTTACGAGTCCTCCTACCAGCCTCTGGACGAGGTTCTGGACAG GGAGCTGTCCTACATAAAGATCATGGACGTGGGCCGTCGTTACCTGGTGAACCGTGTCCTCGACCACATCCAGAGCCGAATCGTCTACTACCTGATGAACATTCACATTACACCGCGCTCCATCTACTTGTGTCGCCACGGCGAGAGTGACCTCAACATCAAGGGACGGATCGGAGGAGACTCTGGCTTGTCTGCCAGAGgaaaagag TTTGCCAAAAGACTGAGGAAATTCATCCAGGACCAGAACATCAAAGATCTGAAAGTGTGGACGAGCCAGATGAAGAGGACGATCCAGACAGCCGAGTGCCTGGGAGTGCCATACGAGCAGTGGAAGTCTCTCAACGAAATAGATGCT ggtgtgtgtgaggaaatgATGTATGAGGAGATCCAGGAGCATTACCCTCTGGAGTTTGCACTGAGAGACCAAGACAAGTACCGCTACCGCTACCCCAAAGGAGAG TCTTATGAGGACCTGGTGCAGCGGCTGGAGCCtgtgatgatggagttggagagGCAGGAGAACGTTCTGGTCATTTGTCACCAGGCCGTCATGCGCTGCCTTCTTGCATACTTCCTGGACAAGACTGCAG ATGAGTTGCCTTATCTTAAGTGCCCTTTACACTCCGTGTTGAAGTTGACCCCCATGGCTTACG GATGTAAAGTGGAGTCCATCTATCTGGGCGTGgactctgtgaacacacacagagacagacctgAG AATGTGAATGTGCAGCGCACCAGCGACGACGCTCTGCAGACGGTCCCCGCTCACTTCTAA
- the pfkfb4b gene encoding 6-phosphofructo-2-kinase/fructose-2,6-bisphosphatase 4b isoform X2 — MLDNEEFMLETSPRELTQNPLKKIWMPCHNAHIAHRRVCMTNCPTLIVTVGLPARGKTYISKKLTRYLNWIGVPTKEFNVGQYRRECLKIYKSFEFFRPDNEEGLKIRRQCAMAALNDVRQYLSVEGGQVAVFDATNTTRERRGTIVKFAEQNGFKVFFVESVCEDPDVIAQNIVQVKLGSPDYIHCNTEEAIEDFMKRIKCYESSYQPLDEVLDRELSYIKIMDVGRRYLVNRVLDHIQSRIVYYLMNIHITPRSIYLCRHGESDLNIKGRIGGDSGLSARGKEFAKRLRKFIQDQNIKDLKVWTSQMKRTIQTAECLGVPYEQWKSLNEIDAGVCEEMMYEEIQEHYPLEFALRDQDKYRYRYPKGESYEDLVQRLEPVMMELERQENVLVICHQAVMRCLLAYFLDKTADELPYLKCPLHSVLKLTPMAYGCKVESIYLGVDSVNTHRDRPENVNVQRTSDDALQTVPAHF, encoded by the exons ATGTTGGACAACGAAGAGTTCATGTTGGAGACTTCCCCGCGGGAGCTCACCCAGAACCCGCTCAAGAAGATCTGGATGCCGTGCCACAACGCGCACATAGCTCACAGACGCG taTGTATGACAAACTGCCCAACCCTCATTGTGACTGTGGGACTTCCAGCCCGAGGGAAGACTTACATCTCAAAGAAGCTCACACGCTACTTAAACTGGATTGGTGTGCCAACCAAAG AGTTCAATGTTGGCCAGTACCGGAGGGAGTGTCTGAAGATCTACAAGTCCTTCGAGTTCTTCCGTCCAGATAATGAAGAGGGCTTGAAAATCAGACG TCAGTGTGCAATGGCAGCACTGAATGATGTCCGGCAGTACCTGAGTGTGGAAGGAGGACAGGTGGCG GTCTTTGATGCCACAAATACaacaagagaaagaagagggacCATCGTCAAGTTTGCTGAGCAGAATGGGTTCAAG GTCTTTTTtgtggagtctgtgtgtgaggaccCAGACGTCATTGCACAAAATATAGTG CAGGTCAAGTTGGGCAGCCCAGACTACATCCACTGCAACACAGAGGAAGCCATTGAGGACTTCATGAAGAGGATCAAGTGTTACGAGTCCTCCTACCAGCCTCTGGACGAGGTTCTGGACAG GGAGCTGTCCTACATAAAGATCATGGACGTGGGCCGTCGTTACCTGGTGAACCGTGTCCTCGACCACATCCAGAGCCGAATCGTCTACTACCTGATGAACATTCACATTACACCGCGCTCCATCTACTTGTGTCGCCACGGCGAGAGTGACCTCAACATCAAGGGACGGATCGGAGGAGACTCTGGCTTGTCTGCCAGAGgaaaagag TTTGCCAAAAGACTGAGGAAATTCATCCAGGACCAGAACATCAAAGATCTGAAAGTGTGGACGAGCCAGATGAAGAGGACGATCCAGACAGCCGAGTGCCTGGGAGTGCCATACGAGCAGTGGAAGTCTCTCAACGAAATAGATGCT ggtgtgtgtgaggaaatgATGTATGAGGAGATCCAGGAGCATTACCCTCTGGAGTTTGCACTGAGAGACCAAGACAAGTACCGCTACCGCTACCCCAAAGGAGAG TCTTATGAGGACCTGGTGCAGCGGCTGGAGCCtgtgatgatggagttggagagGCAGGAGAACGTTCTGGTCATTTGTCACCAGGCCGTCATGCGCTGCCTTCTTGCATACTTCCTGGACAAGACTGCAG ATGAGTTGCCTTATCTTAAGTGCCCTTTACACTCCGTGTTGAAGTTGACCCCCATGGCTTACG GATGTAAAGTGGAGTCCATCTATCTGGGCGTGgactctgtgaacacacacagagacagacctgAG AATGTGAATGTGCAGCGCACCAGCGACGACGCTCTGCAGACGGTCCCCGCTCACTTCTAA